A stretch of Pontibacter akesuensis DNA encodes these proteins:
- a CDS encoding DsrE family protein: MKLKLIMLVLVATLVAPLSMAQGQTKAKAKKTEQTSQRKIVYDLSVADTAMHAGLMRQLNNIKRGWPDAQIEVVVHGKALNLLVTGKSTQANAIKELQAKGVIFAACANTMKRAKVDKGQLLPDVPTVPMGIGEIVTKQEEGWSYIKF, encoded by the coding sequence ATGAAATTGAAACTGATCATGCTGGTGCTGGTGGCTACGCTGGTGGCGCCCCTTTCCATGGCCCAGGGGCAAACAAAGGCAAAAGCTAAAAAAACTGAGCAAACGTCGCAGCGCAAGATCGTTTACGATCTATCGGTAGCTGACACCGCCATGCATGCCGGCCTAATGAGACAACTCAACAATATCAAACGTGGCTGGCCTGATGCACAGATTGAAGTGGTGGTCCACGGCAAGGCACTCAACCTGCTGGTTACCGGGAAATCAACCCAAGCCAACGCTATAAAAGAGTTGCAGGCTAAAGGAGTAATTTTTGCCGCTTGCGCGAATACGATGAAAAGAGCTAAAGTAGACAAGGGCCAACTGCTGCCTGACGTACCAACCGTGCCTATGGGTATCGGTGAGATTGTAACCAAACAGGAAGAAGGCTGGAGCTACATTAAGTTTTAG
- a CDS encoding TlpA family protein disulfide reductase, translating into MMKKKKFSIKDIPGWAVMLGIFGILYLTGLHTEAIGQVQRILLATGIKNADVPETLQHPDATAVVDAAAVATTEMAGAGFKMVDLQGKQVAFESLKGKVVFLNIWATWCPPCIAEMPNIQKLYEKVGSDNIAFVMLSVDEGGMEKVKKYIDKKGYTFPVYLPASQLPQEFQSNAIPTTFIISPEGKIVAKQEGMADYNTPEVVAFLQGMVKK; encoded by the coding sequence ATGATGAAAAAGAAGAAATTTTCGATAAAGGATATACCCGGCTGGGCCGTGATGCTTGGCATTTTCGGAATACTGTATTTAACTGGTTTGCATACCGAAGCCATCGGACAGGTGCAGCGCATCCTGCTGGCGACCGGCATCAAAAACGCGGACGTGCCGGAAACCCTGCAGCACCCTGATGCTACAGCGGTTGTAGATGCCGCTGCCGTGGCCACTACAGAAATGGCCGGAGCTGGTTTTAAGATGGTAGACCTGCAGGGCAAGCAGGTAGCCTTTGAAAGCCTGAAAGGCAAAGTGGTGTTCCTGAACATTTGGGCCACCTGGTGTCCCCCCTGCATCGCGGAGATGCCCAACATCCAGAAGCTCTACGAGAAGGTGGGCTCAGATAACATCGCCTTTGTGATGCTTTCGGTAGACGAAGGTGGCATGGAGAAGGTGAAGAAGTACATTGACAAGAAGGGCTATACCTTCCCGGTATACTTGCCAGCCAGCCAGCTTCCACAGGAGTTTCAATCCAATGCCATTCCAACCACGTTCATCATCTCCCCAGAAGGGAAGATCGTAGCCAAGCAGGAAGGCATGGCCGATTACAACACACCGGAAGTGGTGGCGTTCCTGCAGGGGATGGTGAAAAAGTAA
- a CDS encoding DoxX family membrane protein, translating into METTPKQKISFLVLRSLGSLIFIMAGLSHFVKTAGAAARLEKAPFAHLATWMAPAETLIILSGIGLLVGGFMLLAGFKTRLAAAGLLAILIPITLTVQIGSGDYGPLFKNVALIGLLIFFILNGALYYSVDTLLEQRKRIVPMPARQNGYVTIVAVGLMVLLGSCATTSAQNPTQQGITHTTASTNYAVLISQPNHLKAAVNTAEEMTKDSKYNRDSFVVMACGKSVEAFKKNGAMAAEIAKGRAAGVRYMLCGMSLKQFNITAADLVDGVEITPNGLTYMFDLKQKGYTTVEL; encoded by the coding sequence ATGGAAACTACTCCAAAACAAAAAATATCATTCCTGGTGCTGCGCAGCCTAGGCAGCCTGATCTTTATCATGGCAGGCCTAAGCCACTTTGTGAAAACTGCCGGTGCAGCTGCCCGTCTGGAAAAGGCCCCGTTCGCGCACCTGGCTACCTGGATGGCACCAGCCGAGACACTCATCATCCTTTCAGGCATCGGCCTGCTAGTAGGTGGCTTTATGCTGCTTGCCGGCTTTAAAACCAGGCTGGCTGCTGCCGGATTGCTGGCCATTCTGATCCCGATAACGCTGACGGTGCAGATAGGCAGCGGAGACTATGGCCCTTTGTTCAAGAACGTGGCGCTCATTGGTCTGCTCATTTTCTTTATTTTAAACGGGGCGCTGTACTATAGTGTAGACACGCTCCTGGAACAGAGAAAGCGAATCGTTCCCATGCCTGCACGACAGAACGGTTATGTAACGATAGTGGCTGTCGGGCTGATGGTGCTACTCGGCTCCTGCGCCACGACAAGTGCTCAAAATCCCACACAGCAGGGTATCACACATACTACGGCAAGTACAAACTATGCCGTGCTGATCAGCCAGCCAAACCACCTGAAAGCCGCCGTGAATACGGCGGAGGAGATGACCAAAGACAGCAAGTACAACCGGGATTCATTTGTGGTGATGGCCTGCGGAAAGTCGGTGGAAGCCTTCAAAAAAAACGGGGCGATGGCTGCAGAGATCGCCAAAGGCCGGGCTGCCGGGGTTAGGTACATGTTGTGCGGGATGTCTTTGAAGCAATTCAATATTACTGCTGCCGACCTGGTTGATGGTGTGGAAATCACACCCAATGGCCTGACCTATATGTTTGACCTGAAACAAAAAGGCTATACCACTGTGGAACTTTAG
- a CDS encoding MFS transporter: protein MAQPSETKLGLRENAGQFWLLVLVNGFVGAMVGLERSVIPEFAETVFGINGHTALLSFIVAFGLAKSGANLAMGKLATKYTRRQLLLIGWLFALPVPWLLVYADAWWWVIFANLLLGINQGLAWSATVVMKIDLVGEKNRGLAMGINEFAGYLAVGLVAFLAGYIASTTGEVSYAFMPGIAFSIAGLLLTVFLVRDTHSHVQTETKQTNIPLLKNIWKDTTWRHGNLGSVTLSGFVNNLNDGILWGLLPVLLSTKGYSLAETGLLAGIYPVVWGLGQLVTGKLGDVLCKKQLLSMGMLLQGVAIGLLLFASSYPTLVAALVVLGAGTALVYPNFLSVVAENTHPSQRPQSLGIFRFWRDFGYVAGAVAAGVFGDLYGLDAVIGGTALLTLGAGLLSEYRMCCTKKLLWHSKECSTDLIKST from the coding sequence ATGGCACAACCATCGGAAACAAAGCTTGGGTTACGGGAGAATGCAGGGCAGTTCTGGCTGCTCGTGCTCGTAAACGGCTTTGTGGGCGCGATGGTAGGCCTGGAGCGCTCGGTGATACCGGAGTTTGCCGAAACAGTCTTTGGTATCAACGGGCACACCGCACTTTTGTCGTTCATAGTTGCTTTTGGCCTGGCGAAGTCCGGGGCTAACCTGGCGATGGGCAAGCTGGCCACAAAGTATACGCGGCGGCAGTTGCTGCTGATCGGCTGGCTGTTTGCCCTGCCCGTACCCTGGCTGCTGGTGTATGCCGATGCCTGGTGGTGGGTAATCTTTGCAAACCTGCTCCTGGGCATTAACCAAGGGTTGGCATGGTCGGCTACTGTGGTGATGAAGATTGACCTGGTGGGTGAAAAGAACCGTGGCCTGGCCATGGGGATCAACGAGTTTGCCGGTTACCTGGCAGTGGGGCTGGTAGCCTTTCTGGCTGGTTATATCGCTTCTACAACCGGTGAAGTAAGCTATGCTTTTATGCCGGGTATTGCCTTTTCAATAGCCGGTTTGCTGCTGACCGTCTTCCTGGTGCGCGATACGCACAGCCATGTACAGACGGAAACCAAGCAGACCAATATCCCGCTGTTAAAGAACATCTGGAAAGACACCACCTGGCGCCACGGCAATTTGGGTTCTGTCACGTTGAGCGGTTTTGTCAATAACCTGAACGACGGTATTCTCTGGGGACTGTTGCCGGTGCTGCTAAGCACCAAAGGATATTCGCTTGCAGAGACAGGCCTGCTAGCCGGTATTTACCCGGTCGTGTGGGGATTGGGCCAGCTGGTAACCGGAAAACTGGGCGATGTGCTCTGTAAAAAACAGTTGCTCAGCATGGGTATGCTGCTACAGGGTGTGGCGATAGGCCTGCTTTTGTTTGCCAGCTCCTACCCTACACTGGTGGCGGCACTCGTTGTACTGGGGGCAGGCACGGCCTTGGTATATCCTAATTTCCTGTCAGTGGTGGCCGAGAACACCCACCCAAGCCAACGGCCACAGAGCCTGGGCATCTTCCGGTTCTGGCGCGACTTTGGGTATGTGGCGGGTGCCGTGGCGGCCGGTGTGTTTGGTGACCTGTACGGACTGGATGCTGTGATAGGGGGCACGGCCCTGCTCACCCTGGGAGCCGGATTGCTGTCAGAGTACCGGATGTGCTGCACCAAAAAACTGCTCTGGCATAGTAAAGAATGTAGTACTGACCTTATCAAGAGTACTTAA
- a CDS encoding DUF6691 family protein, producing the protein MRGLKFIIAGILFGIVMSKSEAISWFRIQEMFRFQSFHMYGIIGTAVVLGVIITYVIKKYKLRDYQGNPIVFTPKEMSIPRYLIGGTIFGLGWALTGACPGPMFVNIGYQYWAILIAVGGAIAGTYLYGAIKDRLPH; encoded by the coding sequence GTGAGAGGATTAAAATTTATAATTGCCGGCATCTTGTTCGGTATCGTGATGAGTAAATCGGAAGCCATATCGTGGTTCCGTATTCAGGAGATGTTCCGCTTCCAATCATTCCACATGTATGGTATCATTGGCACAGCCGTAGTGCTGGGGGTGATTATCACCTACGTGATCAAGAAATACAAACTGCGTGATTACCAAGGCAATCCAATCGTCTTCACGCCGAAGGAAATGTCTATTCCGCGCTACCTGATCGGGGGTACAATCTTCGGGTTAGGCTGGGCATTGACAGGAGCTTGCCCAGGACCGATGTTCGTCAACATCGGGTATCAGTACTGGGCAATTCTGATAGCAGTAGGCGGGGCCATAGCCGGCACGTACCTGTACGGGGCTATAAAAGACAGGCTGCCGCATTAA
- a CDS encoding YeeE/YedE family protein, translating into MLEFLSQPWPWYTSGIVIAFVMVLLLFFGKSFGVSANLRTICSACGAGNNVKFFDFDWRAQTWNLLFLVGSVIGGFVSAEFLSNGEIVQISQATIQDLSALGIAAPDDLQPEEIFSLEAAFTLKGFLILLLGGFAIGFGARYAGGCTSGHAISGLSNLQLPSLIAVVGFFIGGLITTWILLPLIF; encoded by the coding sequence ATGTTAGAGTTTTTGAGTCAACCGTGGCCGTGGTATACATCGGGTATTGTCATTGCCTTTGTTATGGTATTGCTGCTATTCTTTGGAAAATCATTTGGCGTGTCCGCTAACCTGCGTACAATCTGCTCTGCCTGCGGGGCGGGTAATAATGTAAAGTTCTTCGACTTTGACTGGCGCGCCCAAACCTGGAATCTGTTGTTTCTGGTTGGTTCTGTTATCGGTGGTTTTGTCTCTGCCGAGTTTTTATCAAATGGTGAGATCGTGCAGATTTCACAGGCAACGATTCAAGATTTGAGTGCGCTTGGTATAGCTGCTCCGGATGACCTACAGCCGGAAGAAATATTTAGCCTGGAAGCTGCCTTTACGCTGAAAGGTTTCCTGATTCTGTTGCTAGGCGGATTTGCAATCGGGTTCGGGGCCCGTTATGCCGGGGGCTGTACTTCAGGCCACGCGATCAGCGGGTTATCTAACCTGCAGCTACCCTCGCTTATCGCTGTTGTAGGTTTCTTTATTGGTGGTCTGATCACTACCTGGATTTTGTTACCGCTCATTTTCTAG
- a CDS encoding rhodanese-like domain-containing protein, translated as MFNIFGSKPKNYENLDGTTFRTRYQSAAKAELLDVRTADEFAGGSIKGAKNLDVSSSQFQQALKTMDKDKEYFVFCRSGNRSGSACDIMSKEGFKAHNLAGGIGAWPR; from the coding sequence ATGTTTAACATATTCGGATCAAAACCAAAAAACTACGAGAACCTGGATGGAACAACGTTCAGAACCAGGTACCAAAGTGCTGCTAAAGCAGAGCTGCTGGATGTGCGTACAGCCGATGAATTTGCCGGAGGTTCTATCAAAGGTGCTAAGAACCTGGATGTGTCATCTTCGCAGTTTCAGCAGGCGCTTAAAACGATGGACAAGGACAAAGAGTACTTCGTGTTCTGCCGCAGCGGCAACCGCAGCGGATCTGCCTGCGACATCATGAGCAAAGAAGGCTTTAAAGCCCATAACCTGGCCGGCGGTATCGGTGCCTGGCCAAGATAA
- a CDS encoding MBL fold metallo-hydrolase, with amino-acid sequence MKVEQIYTGCLAQGAYYIESNGEAAIIDPLREVKPYLEKAEKDNATIKYVLETHFHADFVSGHVDLAKASGATIVFGPNAKTTYDAYIAKDGEAFKVGDATLKVLHTPGHTMESTTYLLLDENGKDYALFSGDTLFIGDVGRPDLAAKSDLTQDQLAGHLYDSLRNKIMTLADDVIVYPAHGAGSACGKNMSKETSDTLGNQKKTNYALRADMAKEEFIKEVTDGLAPPPSYFPLNVKMNKEGYDNIESVLEQGLQALSPEAFEAAANETGALVLDTRSPETFAAGFIPNAVNIGIDGNFAPWVGTLIPDIRQQLLLVTDDGREEEVVTRLARVGYDFTIGYLKGGMDAWQQTGKEVDAIDSIAAAAFAQRYEQDNAIKVVDVRKPGEFQAEHVETAQSAPLDYLNEHLAELPNEETMYLHCAGGYRSMIAASILKARGYDNVVNIEGGFKAIAETSVPKTAFVCPSTLK; translated from the coding sequence ATGAAAGTAGAACAGATCTATACCGGTTGCCTGGCACAAGGCGCCTACTACATTGAAAGCAACGGCGAAGCCGCTATTATCGACCCATTGCGCGAAGTTAAACCCTACCTGGAGAAAGCGGAGAAAGACAACGCCACCATCAAGTATGTGCTGGAGACGCACTTCCACGCCGACTTCGTATCTGGCCATGTGGACCTGGCCAAGGCATCAGGTGCCACGATTGTCTTCGGACCGAATGCCAAGACTACCTATGACGCTTACATCGCAAAGGACGGCGAAGCGTTTAAGGTCGGTGATGCAACACTAAAGGTGCTGCACACCCCGGGCCATACGATGGAATCCACCACGTACCTGCTGCTAGATGAGAATGGGAAAGATTACGCGCTCTTCTCTGGCGATACCTTGTTTATCGGGGATGTGGGACGTCCGGATTTGGCCGCGAAATCTGACCTGACACAAGACCAGCTGGCAGGGCACCTGTATGACTCGCTGCGCAACAAGATCATGACGCTGGCGGATGACGTGATCGTTTACCCGGCACACGGGGCGGGATCCGCCTGTGGTAAGAACATGAGCAAAGAGACCAGCGACACACTGGGCAACCAGAAGAAAACGAACTACGCCCTCCGTGCCGACATGGCAAAAGAGGAGTTCATCAAAGAAGTGACAGATGGCTTAGCTCCGCCGCCAAGCTATTTCCCGCTGAACGTAAAAATGAATAAGGAAGGCTACGACAACATTGAAAGCGTGCTGGAGCAAGGCCTGCAAGCCCTGTCGCCGGAAGCGTTTGAGGCAGCCGCTAACGAAACAGGTGCCCTGGTACTGGATACGCGCAGTCCGGAAACATTTGCAGCCGGATTCATCCCGAACGCTGTCAATATTGGCATCGATGGCAACTTTGCGCCTTGGGTGGGAACCTTGATTCCTGACATCAGGCAGCAGCTACTGCTGGTAACGGACGATGGCCGTGAAGAAGAAGTAGTGACCCGTTTAGCACGCGTTGGCTACGACTTTACAATCGGCTACCTGAAGGGTGGCATGGATGCCTGGCAGCAGACTGGCAAAGAAGTCGACGCTATCGATTCTATAGCTGCCGCTGCATTTGCCCAGCGCTATGAGCAGGACAATGCCATCAAAGTAGTGGACGTGCGCAAGCCGGGCGAGTTCCAGGCCGAGCACGTGGAGACGGCACAAAGCGCTCCGTTGGATTACCTGAACGAGCACCTGGCAGAGCTGCCGAATGAAGAAACCATGTACCTGCACTGCGCTGGTGGCTACCGCTCTATGATCGCAGCTTCTATACTTAAAGCCAGAGGCTACGACAATGTGGTGAATATTGAGGGCGGATTCAAGGCTATTGCTGAAACCAGCGTACCGAAAACAGCTTTTGTTTGCCCTAGCACGCTGAAGTAG
- a CDS encoding sulfite exporter TauE/SafE family protein, translating into MEILGYIAAMLIGLSLGLIGGGGSILTVPVLVYLLGLSPVIATAYSLFIVGLTSLVGSYKFYQKGLVSMKTAVVFGLPSIVAVYLTRRYLVPAIPEDLFTVGDLEVTKGVLLMLLFAGLMVFASISMIRKKKEAPAEPAAVVDENMDTELDVEHTNPKETHPKPKFNYAGILAEGLVVGTLTGLVGAGGGFLIIPALVLFSKLDMKMAVGTSLLIIAVKSLFGFIGDVFNYEIDWMFLGIFSTISIAGIFIGTYLSTKIHADKLKTSFGWFVLVMGIYIIIKEIFFA; encoded by the coding sequence ATGGAAATACTCGGATACATTGCCGCCATGCTCATTGGCCTTTCACTTGGCCTGATCGGTGGCGGCGGATCAATCCTTACCGTGCCGGTACTGGTTTATTTGTTGGGGCTAAGCCCTGTTATCGCCACCGCTTACTCCCTTTTCATCGTGGGACTTACCAGTTTGGTGGGCTCGTACAAGTTTTACCAGAAAGGACTGGTCAGTATGAAAACGGCTGTCGTGTTTGGGCTGCCTTCCATTGTGGCGGTCTACCTGACGCGGCGTTACCTGGTACCGGCCATCCCTGAGGATCTCTTTACAGTAGGGGACTTGGAAGTAACCAAAGGCGTGCTGCTGATGCTCCTGTTTGCCGGCCTGATGGTGTTTGCGTCCATTTCCATGATCCGAAAGAAAAAGGAGGCACCGGCAGAACCAGCTGCTGTGGTAGACGAGAACATGGATACGGAACTCGATGTGGAGCACACAAATCCAAAAGAAACGCATCCAAAACCGAAATTCAACTACGCTGGCATCTTGGCTGAAGGCCTGGTAGTAGGTACGCTGACCGGCCTGGTAGGGGCAGGCGGCGGCTTCCTGATCATCCCCGCGCTCGTGCTCTTCAGTAAACTGGATATGAAAATGGCCGTGGGTACATCGCTACTTATCATTGCCGTTAAATCCTTGTTCGGCTTTATCGGCGACGTATTCAACTATGAAATTGATTGGATGTTCCTGGGTATTTTCTCAACCATCTCTATCGCCGGTATCTTCATTGGCACCTACCTGTCTACCAAGATCCACGCCGACAAACTGAAGACCTCCTTTGGCTGGTTTGTGCTCGTGATGGGTATCTATATCATCATCAAGGAAATATTTTTCGCATAG
- a CDS encoding Crp/Fnr family transcriptional regulator, translating into MESTSKEELLQKFSQLEQPLQEEILAQSTIKHLEEGEEALRTGQYIKSTVLLSKGLLKVYREDEEGNEFLMYYLEPGNACALSMMCTARNEQSQIMVKAVDASEIILIPSHLSELWLAKYKSWHSFVIASYRQRFEELLQTLDSVAFKALDERLVFYLRRHVKVSGNEVKLSHQQIANELSSSREVISRLLKKLEQTGAITLHRNYIEVHDLDVV; encoded by the coding sequence ATGGAAAGTACAAGCAAAGAAGAATTACTGCAGAAATTCTCACAGTTAGAGCAGCCCCTGCAGGAGGAGATACTGGCGCAAAGCACCATCAAACACCTGGAAGAGGGTGAAGAAGCGCTGCGTACCGGCCAGTACATTAAATCGACGGTGCTGCTTTCTAAAGGCTTGCTGAAGGTGTACCGCGAGGACGAAGAAGGCAATGAGTTTTTGATGTACTACCTGGAACCGGGGAACGCCTGCGCCCTCTCCATGATGTGTACCGCCCGCAACGAACAGAGCCAGATCATGGTAAAAGCAGTAGATGCGTCCGAGATCATCCTGATCCCATCGCACCTGTCAGAACTGTGGCTGGCCAAGTATAAAAGCTGGCACAGCTTCGTAATTGCCTCTTACCGCCAGCGCTTCGAGGAACTCCTGCAAACACTCGATAGCGTCGCATTCAAAGCCCTGGATGAGCGACTTGTTTTTTACCTGCGACGCCATGTAAAGGTAAGCGGCAACGAGGTAAAACTATCGCACCAGCAGATTGCCAACGAGCTCAGTAGTTCCCGGGAGGTGATTTCCAGGCTACTGAAAAAACTAGAGCAAACGGGGGCTATCACGCTTCACCGGAACTACATCGAAGTCCATGACCTGGATGTCGTCTAG